Proteins from a genomic interval of Candidatus Omnitrophota bacterium:
- the ruvC gene encoding crossover junction endodeoxyribonuclease RuvC, translated as MRILGIDPALKTTGYGIIDWDGRSFNPVAAGAVNTRYSQPLPQRLDTIYREISGLIKKHHPDVMVLEKVFIHYHHPTTAFLLGQARGIICLACAQGKIPLIEYAATHVKKAVVGRGQASKTQVQRMVASILSLKELPKYEDTTDALALAIAYTYFIRANRIKLIAKGSL; from the coding sequence ATGAGGATACTGGGGATTGACCCGGCGTTAAAAACTACAGGCTACGGCATAATCGACTGGGACGGCCGGAGTTTTAACCCGGTCGCCGCCGGAGCGGTCAATACCCGTTACAGCCAGCCGCTTCCGCAAAGGCTGGATACGATCTACCGGGAAATATCCGGGCTGATAAAAAAACATCATCCGGATGTTATGGTCCTGGAAAAAGTCTTTATACATTACCATCATCCTACCACCGCGTTCCTTTTAGGCCAGGCCAGGGGCATAATCTGCCTGGCTTGCGCGCAAGGCAAGATCCCCTTGATCGAATACGCGGCGACGCATGTCAAGAAAGCGGTAGTGGGAAGAGGGCAGGCATCCAAAACCCAGGTACAGCGCATGGTCGCTTCCATACTTAGCCTGAAGGAATTGCCTAAATACGAAGACACGACCGACGCACTTGCCCTGGCAATCGCCTATACGTATTTCATCCGCGCCAACCGGATAAAACTAATAGCGAAAGGCAGCTTATGA